The following proteins are encoded in a genomic region of Musa acuminata AAA Group cultivar baxijiao chromosome BXJ2-11, Cavendish_Baxijiao_AAA, whole genome shotgun sequence:
- the LOC103970070 gene encoding GTP-binding protein YPTM2 isoform X1: MNPEYDYLFKLLLIGDSGVGKSCLLLRFADDSYLESYISTIGVDFKIRTVEQDGKTVKLQIWDTAGQERFRTITSSYYRGAHGIIVCSNNQLKYILCYYRGNLMDCLIESLELQVVYDVTDQESFNNVKQWLNEIDRYASDNVNKLLVGNKCDLTANKVVSYETAKAFADEIGIPFMEASAKNATNVEQAFMAMTAAIKNRMASQPAMNGAKPPTVQIRGQPLNQKSSCCSS; the protein is encoded by the exons ATGAATCCGGAGTA TGATTATTTATTCAAGCTTTTGCTTATCGGTGATTCAGGTGTGGGAAAATCATGCCTCCTCCTAAGATTTGCG GATGATTCTTACTTGGAAAGTTACATCAGCACCATCGGAGTTGATTTT AAAATACGCACTGTTGAACAGGATGGAAAGACTGTTAAACTTCAAATT TGGGATACTGCTGGCCAAGAGAGATTCAGAACAATTACAAGCAGCTATTACCGTGGTGCCCATGGTATCATTGTATGTTCCAACAATcaacttaaatatattttatgttattacAGAGGAAACTTGATGGATTGTCTAATCGAATCCCTTGAGTTGCAGGTAGTGTATGATGTGACGGATCAGGAGAGCTTCAACAATGTAAAGCAGTGGTTGAATGAGATCGATCGGTATGCCAGTGACAACGTGAACAAGCTTCTGGTTGGGAACAAGTGCGATCTTACTGCAAACAAAGTTGTGTCGTACGAGACTGCTAAG GCCTTTGCCGATGAAATTGGAATTCCTTTCATGGAAGCTAGTGCCAAAAATGCCACCAATGTGGAGCAGGCCTTCATGGCCATGACTGCTGCCATCAAGAACAG GATGGCCAGTCAACCGGCCATGAACGGTGCGAAGCCGCCAACAGTGCAAATTCGGGGACAACCTCTCAACCAGAAGAGCAGCTGCTGCTCTTCCTGA
- the LOC135627699 gene encoding H/ACA ribonucleoprotein complex subunit 4-like → MTSPPPPGEIASSHPTTTEKKKTKSKEDKRSAANGGVDQSFPLSAGGGDQEKDYFIKPQSFTPAVDTSDWPILLKNYHRLNVRTGHYTPLPAGHSPLKRPLAEYLRYGVLNLDKPSNPSSHEVVAWIKRIFRAEKTGHSGTLDPKVTGNLIVCIDRATRLVKSQQGAGKEYVCVARLHSAVPDVAKVARALETLTGAVFQRPPLISAVKRELRIRTIYESKLLEYDPDRHLVVFWISCQAGTYVRTLCVHLGLILGVGGHMQELRRVRSGILGEKDNMVTMHDVLDAQWTYDNFQDESYLRRVVMPLEVLLTSYKRLVVKDSAVNAICYGAKLMIPGLLRFENDIEVGEEVVLMTTKGEAIALGIAEMTTAVMATCDHGSVAKIKRVVMDRDTYPRKWGLGPRALMKKKMITEGLLDKHGKPNEKTPSEWLRNVVLPTGGDSMVASLAAAPEPAMVQKEDIVIEEVKEDKKKKKKKHKDRDDKDDDGEGRKHKLEDAGELPASKKVKVEEIQESVLETEPKKLKKVKDEVVEALEEEKSEKKKKKKKKKKKKKKKDKEREEEELADEENIANERKKEKKHKSKAGSSDEEKLTEDKEKQKKKNKKKKNEEDKLGEETGSLTGNNEEEEKSEKLKKKKNRNAEETAA, encoded by the coding sequence ATGACCTCGCCACCGCCGCCGGGCGAGATCGCCTCCTCGCATCCCACTACCAccgagaagaagaagacgaaaagCAAGGAGGACAAGAGGTCCGCCGCCAACGGCGGCGTGGACCAGTCGTTTCCCCTCTCTGCCGGTGGAGGAGACCAGGAGAAGGATTACTTCATCAAGCCTCAATCTTTTACTCCGGCCGTCGACACCTCTGACTGGCCAATCCTTCTCAAGAACTACCACCGCCTCAACGTCCGTACCGGCCACTACACGCCACTGCCCGCCGGACACTCCCCGCTGAAACGGCCCCTCGCAGAGTACCTCCGCTATGGCGTCCTCAACCTCGACAAGCCCTCCAACCCTTCGTCCCATGAGGTCGTCGCCTGGATCAAGCGCATCTTCCGCGCGGAGAAGACCGGCCATAGCGGCACCCTCGACCCCAAGGTCACCGGCAACCTCATCGTCTGCATTGACCGCGCCACCCGCCTTGTCAAGTCCCAGCAGGGCGCCGGCAAGGAGTACGTTTGCGTCGCTCGCCTCCACTCTGCTGTACCTGACGTCGCCAAGGTCGCCCGCGCCCTCGAGACCCTCACTGGCGCAGTCTTTCAACGGCCCCCGCTCATCTCCGCTGTCAAGCGCGAGCTCCGCATCCGGACCATCTACGAGAGCAAGCTACTGGAGTACGACCCCGACCGGCACCTGGTCGTCTTCTGGATCTCCTGTCAGGCCGGGACCTATGTACGTACTCTTTGCGTCCACCTCGGGCTGATCCTTGGGGTCGGAGGGCACATGCAGGAGCTGCGGCGGGTGCGCTCGGGGATCCTCGGCGAGAAGGATAATATGGTGACCATGCATGATGTGTTGGACGCCCAGTGGACGTATGACAATTTCCAGGACGAGAGCTACTTGAGGCGAGtggtcatgccattggaggtgctGCTGACCAGCTACAAGAGGCTGGTTGTCAAGGACTCTGCAGTGAATGCTATTTGCTATGGAGCCAAGCTGATGATTCCTGGACTTCTGAGATTCGAGAATGATATTGAGGTTGGGGAGGAAGTAGTGCTGATGACCACCAAAGGTGAGGCGATTGCTCTCGGGATTGCTGAAATGACAACCGCGGTTATGGCAACTTGTGATCATGGATCGGTAGCAAAGATAAAGAGAGTGGTGATGGATCGGGATACCTACCCCAGGAAGTGGGGTCTGGGGCCGAGAGcactgatgaagaagaagatgatcacGGAAGGCCTGCTGGATAAGCATGGGAAGCCGAATGAAAAGACACCATCTGAGTGGCTCAGGAATGTGGTGCTTCCAACAGGAGGGGATTCAATGGTTGCCAGCCTTGCTGCAGCACCAGAGCCTGCGATGGTGCAGAAGGAAGACATAGTGATTGAAGAAGTGAAAgaggataagaagaagaagaagaagaaacacaaaGACAGGGATGATAAAGATGATGATGGTGAAGGGCGGAAGCATAAGTTGGAGGATGCTGGAGAACTGCCTGCTTCTAAGAAGGTAAAAGTAGAGGAAATTCAAGAATCTGTACTGGAAACTGAACCAAAGAAGCTGAAGAAGGTGAAGGACGAGGTTGTGGAAGCactggaggaggagaaaagcgagaagaagaaaaagaagaagaagaagaagaagaagaagaagaagaaggataaagagagagaagaagaagaattagcTGATGAGGAGAACATTGCaaatgaaagaaagaaggaaaagaaacataAAAGTAAAGCTGGTTCTTCTGATGAAGAGAAGTTAACAGAGGacaaagagaaacagaagaagaagaataagaagaagaagaatgaagaGGACAAACTTGGTGAAGAAACTGGCAGCTTAACTGGCAACaatgaagaggaagagaaaagtgagaagttgaaaaagaaaaagaaccgaAATGCAGAAGAAACAGCGGCATGA
- the LOC103970070 gene encoding GTP-binding protein YPTM2 isoform X2: MNPEYDYLFKLLLIGDSGVGKSCLLLRFADDSYLESYISTIGVDFKIRTVEQDGKTVKLQIWDTAGQERFRTITSSYYRGAHGIIVVYDVTDQESFNNVKQWLNEIDRYASDNVNKLLVGNKCDLTANKVVSYETAKAFADEIGIPFMEASAKNATNVEQAFMAMTAAIKNRMASQPAMNGAKPPTVQIRGQPLNQKSSCCSS, encoded by the exons ATGAATCCGGAGTA TGATTATTTATTCAAGCTTTTGCTTATCGGTGATTCAGGTGTGGGAAAATCATGCCTCCTCCTAAGATTTGCG GATGATTCTTACTTGGAAAGTTACATCAGCACCATCGGAGTTGATTTT AAAATACGCACTGTTGAACAGGATGGAAAGACTGTTAAACTTCAAATT TGGGATACTGCTGGCCAAGAGAGATTCAGAACAATTACAAGCAGCTATTACCGTGGTGCCCATGGTATCATT GTAGTGTATGATGTGACGGATCAGGAGAGCTTCAACAATGTAAAGCAGTGGTTGAATGAGATCGATCGGTATGCCAGTGACAACGTGAACAAGCTTCTGGTTGGGAACAAGTGCGATCTTACTGCAAACAAAGTTGTGTCGTACGAGACTGCTAAG GCCTTTGCCGATGAAATTGGAATTCCTTTCATGGAAGCTAGTGCCAAAAATGCCACCAATGTGGAGCAGGCCTTCATGGCCATGACTGCTGCCATCAAGAACAG GATGGCCAGTCAACCGGCCATGAACGGTGCGAAGCCGCCAACAGTGCAAATTCGGGGACAACCTCTCAACCAGAAGAGCAGCTGCTGCTCTTCCTGA
- the LOC135586345 gene encoding uncharacterized protein LOC135586345, whose amino-acid sequence MRQDSCSMASAMEEEREGRKSEKVLKLFGVSIVRGEVGGMEEAADGEADAEEEEVMRKSSSMGNLASCATVPLVIDHGAGDQGYHSDGAILQSATGRRRRYQERKRDSMHLRCWRGAGIGEIIFAGDSISRNQWESFLCMLAKAVQNKSSIKHKGFLSIVFHCLSSYRDASSLIL is encoded by the exons ATGCGTCAAGATTCGTGCTCGATGGCCTCGGCCATGGAGGAGGAACGGGAGGGTAGGAAGAGCGAgaaggtcttgaagttattcggaGTCAGTATTGTCCGAGGAGAGGTGGGAGGCATGGAGGAGGCCGCCGATGGCGAGGCcgacgcggaggaggaggaggtgatgaGGAAGAGCTCCAGCATGGGCAACCTGGCCTCATGCGCCACCGTGCCTTTGGTCATCGATCATGGCGCCGGCGACCAGGGGTACCACTCCGACGGTGCCATCCTCCAGTCCGCcaccgggaggaggaggagataccAGGAGCGAAAGAGAG ATTCAATGCATCTGAGATGCTGGAGAGGAGCAGGAATCGGCGAGATCATATTTGCAGGGGATTCCATCAGCAGAAACCAGTGGGAGTCCTTCCTGTGCATGCTGGCCAAAGCTGTGCAGAACAAGTCCAGCATCAAGCACAAAGGCTTCCTGTCCATAGTCTTCCATTGCTTGTCGTCGTATCGGGATGCGTCTTCGCTTATCTTGTGA